The proteins below are encoded in one region of Micromonospora yangpuensis:
- a CDS encoding CaiB/BaiF CoA transferase family protein, with amino-acid sequence MGGQESRSRRVLDGIRVLDVSTILAGPMTCQILGDFGADVIKIEHPRHGDGMRGHGLAKDGVGLWWKMISRNKRTVGLYLGDAEGQDVFRELVRTADVVVENFRPGTLEKWGLGPERLRELNPGLVLLRVTGFGQTGPYAARPGFGTLAESMSGFAHLTGEPDGPPTLPAFGLADSIAGITGASAVMMALYARATGDGRGQEIDLDILEPIMTAVGPSVIYVDQLGVVQQRTGNRSLNNAPRNTYRTSDDRWVAISTSATSIAERVMTLVGHPEVIAEPWFATGGGRAAHADQLDSYVADWIGARTRDEVSDAFAAAGAAVAPVYAPDELLDDPQVRALDMITKVDDPELGSIRMQNVLYRMAGTPGEIRFTGRPIGADTDEVLGDELGLDADRLAELRQRGVVR; translated from the coding sequence GTGGGCGGGCAGGAGTCACGCAGCCGACGGGTGCTCGACGGTATCCGCGTCCTCGACGTGTCGACGATCCTGGCTGGTCCGATGACCTGCCAGATCCTCGGCGACTTCGGTGCCGACGTGATCAAGATCGAGCATCCGCGGCACGGCGACGGCATGCGGGGCCACGGTTTGGCCAAGGACGGCGTCGGCCTGTGGTGGAAGATGATCAGCCGCAACAAGCGCACCGTCGGGCTGTACCTCGGTGACGCCGAGGGGCAGGACGTCTTCCGTGAGCTGGTGCGTACCGCCGACGTGGTGGTGGAGAACTTCCGCCCCGGCACGCTGGAGAAGTGGGGCCTGGGCCCGGAGCGGCTGCGGGAGCTGAACCCGGGCCTGGTGCTGCTGCGGGTCACCGGGTTCGGCCAGACCGGGCCGTACGCGGCCCGGCCCGGGTTCGGCACCCTCGCCGAGTCGATGAGTGGCTTCGCCCACCTGACCGGTGAGCCGGACGGCCCGCCGACGCTGCCCGCGTTCGGCCTGGCCGACTCGATCGCCGGGATCACCGGCGCGTCGGCGGTGATGATGGCGCTCTACGCCCGGGCCACCGGCGACGGTCGCGGGCAGGAGATCGACCTCGACATCCTGGAACCGATCATGACGGCGGTCGGCCCGAGCGTCATCTACGTCGACCAGCTCGGGGTGGTCCAGCAGCGTACCGGCAACCGGTCGCTGAACAACGCCCCCCGCAACACCTACCGCACCAGCGACGACCGGTGGGTGGCCATCTCCACCTCGGCGACCTCGATCGCCGAGCGGGTCATGACGCTGGTCGGGCATCCCGAGGTGATCGCCGAGCCGTGGTTCGCCACCGGCGGCGGCCGGGCCGCCCACGCCGACCAGCTCGACTCCTATGTGGCCGACTGGATCGGCGCGCGTACCCGGGACGAGGTCTCCGACGCCTTCGCGGCGGCCGGCGCGGCGGTGGCCCCGGTGTACGCCCCGGACGAGCTGCTCGACGACCCGCAGGTACGCGCCCTGGACATGATCACGAAGGTCGACGACCCGGAGCTGGGCAGCATCCGGATGCAGAACGTGCTGTACCGGATGGCCGGCACCCCCGGCGAGATCCGTTTCACCGGCCGGCCGATCGGGGCCGACACCGACGAGGTGCTCGGCGACGAGCTGGGCCTCGACGCGGACCGGTTGGCCGAACTTCGACAGCGGGGAGTTGTGCGATGA
- a CDS encoding cyclase family protein, with amino-acid sequence MTVETVLAERGGDLLLDAVLAGVRVFDLGRPLRIGMPQSPNHPPFWHTLPRRHGDSYRADGMSAANDLISMGTHVGTHIDALAHVAVDDRLHGGGDAKQAQTGGRFDSGAIDQLPPLVGRAVLLDVPAALGVATLEPAYEITPADLDRAVERQGTPVRPGDVVLIRSGWGSRYDDRDAYIGHHTGVPGVGEAGAQWIAAQRARLAGADTIAFERLSAGAGHALLPAHRVLLVEHGINLIEAMALEELAAAEVHEFTLILAHLAIVGATGSPVRPLAVVGA; translated from the coding sequence ATGACCGTGGAGACAGTGCTGGCCGAGCGCGGGGGTGACCTGCTGCTCGACGCCGTCCTGGCCGGAGTGCGGGTGTTCGACCTGGGCCGGCCGCTGCGGATCGGGATGCCCCAGTCGCCGAACCACCCGCCGTTCTGGCACACCCTGCCGCGCCGGCACGGCGACAGCTACCGGGCCGACGGGATGTCCGCCGCCAACGACCTGATCTCGATGGGCACCCACGTGGGCACCCACATCGACGCGCTGGCCCACGTCGCGGTCGACGACCGGCTGCACGGCGGTGGCGACGCGAAGCAGGCCCAGACCGGCGGCCGGTTCGACTCCGGCGCGATCGACCAGCTGCCCCCGCTGGTGGGGCGGGCGGTGCTGCTGGACGTGCCGGCGGCGCTCGGCGTGGCGACGCTCGAACCGGCCTACGAGATCACCCCGGCCGACCTGGACCGGGCCGTCGAGCGGCAGGGCACCCCGGTACGACCGGGCGACGTGGTGCTGATCCGCTCCGGGTGGGGCAGCCGCTACGACGACCGGGACGCCTACATCGGCCACCACACCGGGGTACCCGGGGTCGGCGAGGCCGGCGCACAGTGGATCGCCGCCCAGCGGGCCCGGCTGGCCGGTGCGGACACCATCGCCTTCGAGCGGCTCAGCGCGGGGGCGGGGCACGCCCTGCTGCCGGCCCACCGGGTGCTGCTGGTCGAGCACGGGATCAACCTGATCGAGGCGATGGCCCTGGAGGAGCTGGCCGCCGCCGAGGTGCACGAGTTCACCCTGATCCTGGCCCACCTGGCCATTGTCGGCGCCACCGGCAGCCCGGTCCGCCCGCTCGCGGTGGTCGGCGCGTGA
- a CDS encoding MmgE/PrpD family protein: MTATQNQPATGQATAIGQHTPDQSAATLGRQLAEFAAAYGPGGRPLPEAVTRSVAQRVLDILGIAVAATSLPTSAAVIELARERGGRPAARAIGLTGRVPASEAALVHGVLAHSLDYDDTHLPSVLHPSASVVPAALAAGDEVGADGAQVTAAIAVGLEICVRVGMAGYDRASGVNRYFERGQHATSLCGALGSAAAAAKLYRLDADGILHALGIAASMASGIIEGNRTGGTVKRMHCGWAAHAGVWAAQLAQRGFTGPETLLEGRFGLFQAFLGGEFDAEAVTEGLGRRWEVPGIFFKPYPANHFTHAGIDAAIALRERGLRAADVAAVELGVPTATVRTIGEPLAVKQAPETGYQAQFSGPYTIAAALLGGGGLGLGLDDFTDELARDPVRRELMGRVTVVADARCDAIFPNQFPAVLRVRTHDGTWLEEAVLANRGGSERPLSDDEVAGKFRDNAARVLPAERVEAIAAAARALPDAPSIDDLLGALTAADGVPR; this comes from the coding sequence GTGACCGCCACCCAGAACCAGCCGGCCACCGGGCAGGCCACGGCCATCGGGCAGCACACCCCGGACCAGTCGGCCGCGACGCTCGGGCGGCAGCTTGCCGAGTTCGCCGCGGCGTACGGACCGGGCGGGCGACCCCTGCCCGAGGCGGTGACCCGCAGCGTGGCGCAACGCGTACTGGACATCCTCGGCATCGCGGTCGCGGCCACCAGCCTGCCGACCAGCGCCGCGGTGATCGAGCTGGCCCGTGAGCGCGGCGGCCGGCCGGCGGCGCGGGCGATCGGGCTGACCGGTCGGGTGCCGGCCAGCGAGGCGGCCCTGGTGCACGGCGTGCTGGCCCACTCGCTGGACTACGACGACACCCACCTGCCGTCGGTGCTGCACCCCAGCGCCAGCGTGGTGCCGGCCGCGCTCGCCGCCGGCGACGAGGTCGGCGCGGACGGCGCGCAGGTCACCGCGGCGATCGCGGTCGGCCTGGAGATCTGTGTCCGGGTGGGGATGGCCGGCTACGACCGGGCCTCCGGCGTCAACAGGTACTTCGAGCGGGGTCAGCACGCCACCTCGCTGTGCGGGGCGCTCGGCTCGGCCGCCGCCGCCGCGAAGCTGTACCGGCTGGACGCCGACGGGATCCTGCACGCGCTGGGCATCGCGGCGAGCATGGCCTCCGGGATCATCGAGGGCAACCGCACCGGCGGTACGGTCAAGCGGATGCACTGCGGCTGGGCCGCGCACGCCGGGGTCTGGGCCGCGCAGTTGGCCCAGCGCGGGTTCACCGGGCCGGAAACCCTGTTGGAGGGCCGGTTCGGGCTGTTCCAGGCGTTCCTCGGTGGCGAGTTCGACGCCGAGGCGGTGACCGAGGGGCTTGGTCGACGCTGGGAGGTGCCGGGGATCTTCTTCAAGCCGTACCCGGCGAACCACTTCACCCACGCCGGCATCGACGCGGCGATCGCGTTGCGCGAACGCGGCCTGCGGGCGGCCGACGTGGCCGCCGTGGAACTCGGGGTGCCCACCGCGACGGTCCGCACCATCGGTGAGCCGCTGGCGGTCAAGCAGGCCCCGGAGACCGGGTACCAGGCGCAGTTCTCCGGCCCGTACACCATCGCGGCGGCGCTGCTCGGCGGTGGTGGGCTGGGGCTCGGCCTGGACGACTTCACCGACGAGCTGGCCCGTGACCCGGTGCGCCGGGAGCTGATGGGACGGGTCACCGTGGTCGCCGACGCGCGCTGCGACGCGATCTTCCCGAACCAGTTCCCGGCGGTGCTGCGGGTACGCACCCACGACGGCACCTGGCTGGAGGAGGCGGTGCTGGCCAACCGGGGCGGTTCCGAGCGGCCGCTCTCCGACGACGAGGTGGCCGGCAAGTTCCGGGACAACGCCGCCCGGGTGCTGCCGGCCGAGCGGGTCGAGGCGATCGCCGCGGCCGCCCGGGCGCTGCCCGACGCACCCAGTATCGACGACCTTCTCGGCGCGCTGACCGCCGCCGACGGTGTTCCACGATGA
- a CDS encoding IclR family transcriptional regulator, protein MSDTSKTILTVGRAMDVLTLFTERNESTLGVTEISKALGLSKAVVHRILSTLLEKDFIQIEAQTRRYALGPAALKLGLTYLDGIDVRRLAQPILHELVAATQETSTLSIRSGWTRVYIDQETPSTDIRMSVQLGHPYPLHAGSSSKALLAFLDPDEQEAYLSSGPLQRRTPSTITDPDELRTELRLVRERGYARSLGERQEDAASVAAPVFDHRGTPIAAVSVCGPLKRFEPKIDAAAQALLEAVRKLSAQLGHRENGTAPPIGR, encoded by the coding sequence GTGAGCGACACCAGCAAGACGATTCTCACCGTGGGTCGGGCGATGGACGTGCTGACGCTCTTCACCGAGCGCAACGAGTCGACCCTCGGGGTCACCGAGATCTCCAAGGCGCTCGGGTTGTCCAAGGCGGTGGTGCACCGGATCCTGTCGACCCTGCTGGAGAAGGACTTCATCCAGATCGAGGCACAGACCCGCCGGTACGCCCTGGGTCCGGCGGCGTTGAAGCTCGGCCTGACCTACCTGGACGGCATCGACGTACGCCGGCTGGCCCAGCCGATCCTGCACGAGCTGGTGGCGGCCACCCAGGAGACCTCCACGCTCTCCATCCGCAGCGGCTGGACCCGGGTCTACATCGACCAGGAGACCCCGTCGACCGACATCCGGATGTCGGTGCAGCTGGGCCACCCCTACCCGCTGCACGCGGGCTCGTCGTCCAAGGCGCTGCTGGCCTTCCTCGACCCCGACGAGCAGGAGGCGTACCTGTCCAGCGGGCCGCTGCAGCGACGCACCCCGAGCACCATCACCGACCCCGACGAGCTGCGCACGGAGCTGCGGCTGGTCCGGGAACGGGGCTACGCCCGCTCGCTGGGCGAGCGGCAGGAGGACGCCGCGTCGGTGGCCGCCCCGGTCTTCGACCACCGGGGTACGCCGATCGCCGCGGTGAGCGTCTGCGGGCCGCTCAAGCGCTTCGAGCCGAAGATCGACGCCGCCGCGCAGGCGCTGCTGGAGGCGGTACGCAAGCTCTCGGCCCAGCTGGGTCACCGGGAGAACGGGACGGCGCCGCCGATCGGGCGGTGA
- a CDS encoding phenylacetate--CoA ligase family protein, producing the protein MPVHSTLDLSGDSLLYADPAEVQRLRDPLVAEQVQLLARHHPYYRQVLAGGDPGQVRGVADLDRLPVTGKQDFLADPEAFRLAPPDRLPVEERTLAYLIYTTGTTSGAPAPLYITTSDDWAYLLHARRCARMLGLESTDVIANLFPLTPFPMGARIRADRTAAAVGASIFQGHTGRGSAAWPVHRRLDEAIDLVLAHRATVLWGVAGFVRRVLIRAAERQLRLPSVRWCFVTGEATSDAGLDDLRARLSAVGAPQARVANRYGSTEGWSMIACADGHGWHNPTPELVHLAVVDPVTHQPLPDGETGLLLISHLRARGTAFLRYAVGDLVALTRQTCPSCGRTAERIVSQPVRTKDLVKVNGTLVNLGVLGDALVDLPGVAEYRVILDHRKPGDTFSGDGILVEFAPVAGADPDPVASAVRERIRELAHLTPQVRVAAADEIYDPAADAKPRRLIDRRPTG; encoded by the coding sequence GTGCCGGTGCACTCCACGCTCGACCTCTCGGGCGACTCGTTGCTCTACGCGGATCCCGCCGAGGTCCAACGGCTTCGTGATCCGCTCGTCGCCGAGCAGGTCCAGCTGCTCGCCCGGCACCATCCCTACTACCGGCAGGTCCTCGCCGGTGGCGACCCGGGGCAGGTGCGGGGCGTGGCCGACCTGGACCGGCTGCCGGTCACCGGCAAGCAGGACTTCCTGGCCGACCCGGAGGCGTTCCGGTTGGCCCCGCCGGACCGGCTGCCGGTGGAGGAACGGACCCTGGCGTACCTGATCTACACCACCGGCACCACCAGCGGCGCGCCCGCCCCGCTCTACATCACCACCAGCGACGACTGGGCGTACCTGCTGCACGCCCGGCGCTGTGCCCGGATGCTGGGGCTGGAGAGCACCGACGTGATCGCCAACCTGTTCCCGCTGACGCCGTTCCCGATGGGCGCGCGGATCCGGGCCGACCGGACGGCGGCGGCCGTCGGGGCCAGCATCTTCCAGGGCCACACCGGCCGGGGCAGCGCGGCGTGGCCGGTGCACCGGCGGCTGGACGAGGCGATCGACCTGGTGCTCGCGCACCGGGCCACGGTGCTCTGGGGGGTGGCCGGCTTCGTCCGCCGGGTGCTCATCCGCGCCGCCGAACGGCAGCTGCGGCTGCCCAGCGTACGGTGGTGTTTCGTCACCGGGGAGGCGACCAGCGACGCCGGCCTGGACGACCTGCGGGCCCGGTTGTCGGCGGTAGGCGCGCCGCAGGCCCGGGTGGCCAACCGGTACGGCTCCACCGAGGGCTGGAGCATGATCGCCTGCGCGGACGGGCACGGCTGGCACAACCCGACCCCGGAGCTGGTGCACCTGGCGGTGGTCGATCCGGTCACCCACCAGCCGCTTCCCGACGGGGAGACCGGGCTGCTGCTGATCAGCCACCTGCGGGCCCGGGGCACCGCCTTCCTGCGGTACGCCGTCGGCGACCTGGTGGCGCTCACCCGGCAGACCTGCCCGTCCTGTGGGCGTACCGCCGAGCGGATCGTCTCCCAGCCGGTGCGGACCAAGGACCTGGTCAAGGTCAACGGCACCCTGGTCAACCTCGGGGTGCTCGGCGACGCGCTGGTGGACCTGCCCGGCGTCGCGGAGTACCGGGTGATCCTCGACCACCGTAAGCCGGGTGACACGTTCTCCGGTGACGGCATCCTGGTGGAGTTCGCCCCGGTCGCCGGGGCCGACCCGGACCCGGTGGCCTCGGCGGTGCGCGAGCGCATCCGCGAGCTGGCCCACCTGACCCCGCAGGTACGGGTGGCCGCCGCCGACGAGATCTACGACCCGGCGGCCGACGCCAAACCCCGCCGGCTCATCGACCGGCGCCCGACCGGCTGA
- a CDS encoding amidohydrolase family protein: MPTGVIDVVVNPYTPEIVAARPGWSKDFLGRKIGAGDRLPGVTTEDYLAKMDRAGIERSFLIAAKLGPVTDVNSFHLQIEVVAEMVAAHPDRFSGLVGLDPTAGMAELRHLERAVTEYGFVGAHSYPHWFGLPPDHRRYYPIYAKCAELDIPIQLQVGHCLRYDDARPLRSVGRPITLDTVACEFPELKLVGIHIGWPWTEEMIAVAYKHPNVYIGVDAYAPKHWPETLVHFMNTFGREKVLFGTDYPVIDPERAMREFAELGLRAESAAAVLRDNALRLYDLPT, encoded by the coding sequence GTGCCCACAGGCGTGATAGACGTGGTCGTCAACCCGTACACCCCCGAGATCGTGGCCGCCCGCCCGGGCTGGAGCAAGGACTTCCTCGGTCGCAAGATCGGGGCGGGGGACCGGCTGCCCGGCGTCACCACCGAGGACTACCTGGCGAAGATGGACCGGGCCGGCATCGAGCGGTCGTTCCTGATCGCCGCGAAGCTCGGCCCGGTCACCGACGTCAACAGCTTCCACCTGCAGATCGAGGTGGTCGCCGAGATGGTGGCCGCGCACCCGGACCGGTTCAGCGGCCTGGTCGGGCTGGACCCGACCGCCGGCATGGCCGAGCTGCGGCACCTGGAACGGGCGGTCACCGAGTACGGCTTCGTCGGGGCGCACTCCTACCCGCACTGGTTCGGCCTGCCGCCGGACCACCGGCGGTACTACCCGATCTACGCCAAGTGCGCCGAGCTGGACATCCCGATCCAGCTGCAGGTGGGCCACTGCCTGCGCTACGACGACGCCCGGCCGCTGCGTAGCGTGGGCCGCCCGATCACCCTGGACACGGTGGCCTGCGAGTTCCCCGAGTTGAAGCTGGTGGGGATCCACATCGGCTGGCCGTGGACCGAGGAGATGATCGCGGTCGCCTACAAGCACCCGAACGTCTACATCGGGGTCGACGCGTACGCGCCGAAGCACTGGCCGGAGACGCTCGTGCACTTCATGAACACCTTCGGCCGGGAGAAGGTGCTCTTCGGCACCGACTACCCGGTGATCGACCCGGAGCGGGCCATGCGGGAGTTCGCCGAGCTGGGGTTGCGCGCGGAGTCGGCGGCGGCGGTGCTGCGCGACAACGCGCTGCGCCTGTACGACCTGCCGACCTGA